The Burkholderia latens genome segment CCGGTGATGGTCCTGAAAAGGCAAAGTTGTATGTACAACTTTGAGTGCCGCTCGATGAGTGGCATCCGGGTTGGCAGGGCTCGGGTGGCCGCGCCGCCGGACGGGACCCGAGCCCAGTTCGCCTATGACAGGAACGCCATGAAGAAACTCGCGCTCAGTATCGCCGCCTGCATCACGGCCGGTGCCCATGCCAACGATCGATCGACGATCGGGCTCGGCGATTCGGCGTCCTCGGCGGCTGACTGCCGCCACGATGTGCGTCGCTGACGGCGCGCACAGCATCCGTTGCCGGATGCCGCTCGCGTCGCCTGATGCGCACGGCTTGATGAGCACGCCGCATCATGTCGTGCGCAGAACTCGTTTGCTGCGCGGTTAATGGCTATTGACAATCCAGCCACATCGTTCTGGATCCCTAATATGATTTTCCAAGGATTTGGCCCGCTGCTGTGGGCCGGCACGGTCGAGACCGTGAAGCTCGCGGTGCTGTCGCTCGCCGCGTCGCTCGTACTGGGCCTCGCTGGCGCGGCCGCGAAACTGTCGACCAATCGCGTGCTCAAGTCGGTCGGCACGTTCTATACGACGCTGATCCGCGCGGTGCCCGACCTCGTGCTGATGCTGCTGCTGTTCTACGGGATACAAATCCTGCTGAACAACGCGACGGACCTGCTCGGCTGGGATCAGATCGACATCGACCCGTTCGTCGCCGGTGTGGTGACGCTCGGCTTCATCTACGGCGCATACTTCACCGAGACGTTTCGCGGTGCGTTCCTCGCGGTGCCGCGCGGCCAGCTCGAAGCCGGTTTCGCATACGGGATGAGCGGCTGGCGCGTGTTTCACCGGATCCTGTTTCCGCAGATGATGCGCTTCGCGCTGCCCGGGATCGGCAACAACTGGCAGGTGCTCGTGAAGGCGACCGCGCTCGTGTCGATCATCGGCCTCGCGGATGTGGTGAAGGCGTCGCAGGACGCCGGCAAGAGCACGCTCGATTTCTTCTTCTTCACGCTTGCGGCCGGCGCGATCTACCTCGCGATCACGACGGTGTCGAACGTCGTGCTGCACCACCTCGAGAAGCGTTATTCCGTCGGCGTCCGGAGGCTTGCACTGTGATCGAACTCATCAGTCAGTACTGGCAGAACTATCTGTACACCGACGGCTACCGCTTCAGCGGCCTCGCGATCACGCTGTGGCTGCTGGTCGTGTCGATCGCGCTCGGCTTCGCACTGGCCGTGCCGCTCGCGATCGCACGCGCATCGTCGAACCGCTGGATCTCCGGCCCGGTGTGGCTCTACACGTACGTGTTCCGCGGCACGCCGCTCTACGTGCAGCTGCTGATGTGCTACACCGGCATCTACAGCCTGCAGGTCGTGCACAACCACGTGCTGCTCGACACGTTCTTCCGCAACGCGATGAACTGCACGCTGCTCGCGTTCGTGCTGAACGAGTGCGCGTACGCGACCGAGATCTTCGCGGGCGCGATCAAGGCAACGTCGGCAGGCGAGATTGAGGCCGGAATGGCATACGGGATGTCGCGCTTCAAGCTCTACACGCGCATCATCCTGCCGTCCGCGCTGCGCCGCTCGCTGCCGAGCTACAGCAACGAAGTGATCCTGATGCTGCATGCGACGACGCTCGCGTTTACCGCGACCGTGCCCGACATCCTGAAGGTCACGCGCGACGTGAACTCGGCGACGTACATGTCGTTCCAGGCATACGGCATCGCGGCCGTGCTGTACGCCGTCGTCGTATTCACGCTCATCTGGGCGTTCCGCAAGCTCGAGACGCGCTGGCTCGCGTACCTGTCGCCGCGCGGCCACTAATGCATTCGCACGATTCGCAAGGAAAGACCAAGCATGTACAAGCTCACCGTTGAAAACCTGCACAAGAAGTTCGGCGACAACGAGGTGTTGAAGGGTGTGTCGATGAAGGCGAAGGCCGGCGACGTGATCAGCATCATCGGCTCGAGCGGCTCCGGCAAGAGCACCTTCCTGCGCTGCATCAACTTCCTCGAGCAACCGTGCTCGGGGCAGATCACGATCGGCGCCGAGCCGATCCAGACCACGCGCGACCGCAACGGGGCGCTGCGCGTGGCCGACCAGAAGCAGTTGCAGCGAATGCGCACGAAGCTGTCGATGGTGTTCCAGCACTTCAATCTGTGGGCGCACATGACCGTGCTGGAGAACGTGATCGAGGCGCCGATGGCCGTGCTCGGAATCGGGAAAGACGAGGCGGTTGCGCGCGCACGCAAGTATCTGGAGAAGGTCGGGCTCGCGCCGCGCGTCGAAGGGATGTATCCGTCGCACTTGTCGGGCGGCCAGCAGCAGCGCGTCGCGATCGCGCGTGCGCTCGCGATGGAGCCGGAGGTGATGCTGTTCGACGAGCCGACGTCGGCGCTCGATCCGGAACTCGTCGGCGAAGTGCTGAAGGTGATGCAGCAGCTCGCCGAGGAAGGCCGCACGATGGTCGTCGTCACCCACGAGATGGGTTTCGCGCGCAACGTGTCGAACCACGTGATCTTCCTGCATCAGGGAAAGATCGAGGAAGAGGGCGACCCGCAACAGATTCTCGTCAACCCGAAGAGCGAGCGGCTCGGACAGTTTTTGTCGGGGCGACTGAAGTAGGCAGGCGCTGCTGAAACTGGAACGCTAAATGCTTGTCCCGGACGACTCTTTCGATCGAGGAGCGCCGCGATGAGCACGCCGACACCTACCGCGTTTTCCCATGTGAGGCCGCAGGACACGCCGTATCGAGGCGAGGGCCTGCGCGACTTCTTCCTGTATCGCGATCTCGGCATCGCGGGCGCGACGAACGGCCGGGTCGTCGCGCAACTCGTCAGGGCGAATCATGCACCGGCGGCGGGCACCGGCTGGCACCGTCACGAGGCGGATTTCCACATCGTGATCATGCTCAAGGGCTGGGCGCGCTTCATGTACGGCGAACGCGAGACACTCGTGAATGCCGGCGACTGCGTGCACCAGGCGCCGGGCATCGTCCATTACCTGTTCGACTACTCGCCGGACATGGAGTATCTGGAAATCGTCGGGCCCGCCGATTTCAAGTCGATCGACGTCGAAGGGCCGTGCGACGTTCCCGCGCCGACGCCGTGGGGCGACGCGGGCGCGTAAGTCCTCGCCGGGTTCGTGTGACGTTCCGTTACACCGTGTCAAAGATGGTCAATTCGACGCCGTGCGGTGCACGGCAGCTGCGCGACGGGCGTTAAGGGAGAACAGCCGGGCCACCGGCTGATCAACCCAGGAGAAAGTCATGACCCGCATCGCGAAGATTCTGGCCGCGGCGGCTGTCGCGGGCGCCGTCCTCATGCCGGCGCTTGCCGAAGCCCATTCGCACCGCGTGTGCCATTTCGATCACCACCATCACCGTACGTGCCGCTGGGTACGTTGACCCGCGACGCGCATGCCCGGCACCGCGTCGGGGATGCTGCGAGCATCCAGGCAAATCAGGAGAGGATCATGAAAAAGACGATGTTGATCGCCGCGCTCGCCGCCGGCATGGGTATGTCGATCGGTGCGTTCGCGCAGGTTCCGGCGAGCGCGCCGGCCGGCACGACGGGCCTGTGCAAGGACGGCTCGTTCTACTCGGGTGCGTCGAAGAAGGGCGCGTGCGCGGGCCACAAGGGCGTGAAGACATGGTACGGCGCGTCGGCCGCAGTCGCGGCCAGCGCGCCGGCTGCAGCGCCTGCGGTTGCTGCTTCGGCTTCCGCGGCGTCCGGCGCCGCGCCCGCGAAGAGCGCACCCGCTGCGGCGCCCGGCGGCGGCGCGGGCAAGGTATGGGTCAACGACAGCACGAAGGTCTACCACTGCTCGACCGACAAATACTATGGCAAGACCAAGCACGGCAGTTACATGTCGGAAGCCGATGCGAAAGCGAAGGGTTATCACGCGTCGCACGGGAAGGCCTGTTCGTAACGCCGGCGGCACGCGCGGGCCAGCGCGGCCCGCACACCGCACGGTAGCGCGCCCCGCCGCCGACTCGGCGGGGCAGTTCGCGCGAGGGCCGGGGTAGCCACGCCGCTCGTCGCGACGGCGCGCGTTCAGCGCGCCTGAGCGCATTGCGCGACGGATGTCGCCGCGTCGTCGACGCGCGTGCGCGCATCGAGCAACGCGCGCAGCGTCACGTAGTGCGCGCCGCTCGCGTCGCCAGCGGGATCGGCGGTCCGGTCGTACGGCTCGTTGTCGTGGATCGTCGCCCGCACGATCGGATAGATCTGCGTTTCCCAGCGACTGCCGTTGAACACCCCGTAGTGGCCCGCGCCCGTCTGCACGTGATGCGTTTTCAGGTACGACGGCAACCCCGAACACAGCTCCTGCGCGGCCACGGTCTGGCCGACTGCGCAGATGTCGTCCTTCTCGCCCTCGATCGTCAGCAGAGCGGTGCGGTGGATCGCGGCGGGCTCGACCAGCCGGTCGCCCACCATCAGTTCGCCGCGCGCGAGCGCGTATTGCTGAAACACCTTCTCGACGGTCTCCAGATAGAACTCCGCGGTGAGATCGGCGGTCGCGAAGTATTCGTCATAGAAGCTGCGCAGCGTGTCGGCTTTCGCCGGGTCGCCTTTCGCACGCTCGAAGTACAGATCGGCAAACGACGCCGCATGCCGGTCCGGATTCATCGACATGAATGCGCCGACCTGCACGAAGCCCGGATACACGCGACGCTGCGCGCCGACGAAGCCGGGCGGCACGACGCTGATCAGATTGCGCGCAAACCACTCGATCGGCCGGCTCGTCGCGAGCGCGTTGACTTTCGTCGGATTCACGCGGCAGTCGATCGGCCCCGCCATCAGCGTCAGGCTCGCGGGCTGTGCCGGATCGCCGGCGGCGGCCATCAGTGCGACCGCCGACAGCGCGGCGACGGTCGGCTGGCAGATCGCGAGCACGTGCGCGTCCGGCCCGATCTGCCGAATGAAATCGATCACGTGTTCGACGTATTCGTCGAAACCGAAGCGCCCGGCCGACAGCGGGATGTCGCGCGGGTTATGCCAGTCGGTGATGTAGACATCGTGATCGGCGAGCATCGTGCTGACCGTGCCGCGCAACAGCGTCGCGAAATGTCCGGACATCGGCGCGACGATCAGCACGCGCGGCTGCCGTGCGACTGTTCCCGCCTTTCGGAAATGCAGCAGCGTGCCGAACGGCGACGCCGCGGCGGCTTCCTCGACGATGGGCACCGTGTGGCCGTCGACGACGGCCGATGCGATGCCGAACGGCGGACGCCGGTGCGAGAACGCGCAGCATTCGAGCAGTTCGCACAGCGCGTCGATCATGCGGCCCGTCGGGGTCGACGTGGCGGGCGGCCACAGCGACATCGCCGCGCGTGTGGCGGCGGCCCATGCGCGCGCGGGACGCAGGCATTCCGCAGACCATTGGTAAAGCGGATAGGCAAGCAGGTTCATGTCCGTCGCTCGGTGCGTCACGTTGCATTGTGCGAGGCAAGCGGTGTGCCAGTATCGCCCTGGCACGCGGGTTGCAGCGCTTCCTGCGCGTCGCGGGATCCGCGGCGGTTCAGGCGGCACGTGCGCGCGGACGCGCGACCGCGCTGCACCTCGAGCGCGGGTTGTGCATGCGGATCCGGCCGCGGCGCGGTGCGACGCTGCGCCAGTTCGGCGAATGCGCCGCACGAGCGTGGTGCGGCGCGTGCGGCGCGGCGGGCGCTTTCGGTGCAGGGGCGCGAACGGCAATCAGCAGGGGAACGACATGGAATCGACCCGACAAACGACATTGACCATCAGCAGCCGCAATTATTCGTCGTGGTCGATGCGGGGATGGCTGCTCGCGAAGCTGAGCGGGCTCGAGTTCGAGACGGTCAGCGTGCCGATCGATGCGACCTCGCGCGCGGAACTGCTGCTGCTGTCGCCGTCGATACTCGTGCCATGCCTGACGCACGACGGCAGCACGGTGTGGGACACGCTGGCGATTGCCGAATACCTGAACGAAATCCGGCCCGATGCGCGGCTGCTGCCCGACGATCGCCATGCGCGTGCGCATTGCCGGTCGATCTGCGGCGAGATGCACTCCGGTTTCAGCGCATTGCGCTCCGCGCTGCCGATGAACCTGCGTGCGCATTTTCCCGGTTTCCGGATCTGGTCGCGTGCGCAGCACGACATCGAACGCATCATGACGATTTGGCGCGAATGCCTGTCCGCGTACGGCGGCCCCTGGCTGTTCGGCGCGCAGATCGGTATCGCCGATGCGATGTACGCGCCGGTCGTCACGCGCTTCCTGACCTACGACGTGAAACTCCCGCCCGATATCGCCGACTACTGCATGCGCATACTCGCGCATCCGTTCGTCGCCGAATGGATCGACGCGGCGCAGGCGGAGCACGAGGATATCGACGAACTCGACATGGAGTTCTGATCCGCTGCGCCGCTACCCCGGCTTTCAATTTGACGACAGGCGCGCGGTTCGAAACGAATCCACTCGGCGGTCCATCAGTCCGCAAACGTTTGGCTTCGATTGCGCACGCTGGCGAGTGCGAATTCCCTAAAGGATGTTGCGCGCGATGACGTAAACGGGTCACGGGGACGACTCGCGATCGCACGCATCCGACATGCGACGCGCAGTCCGCAACAACCAGCGCAGCAGGGGAACCAACTTGAATCGTCAGCAATCGTGGACGCGTACGGCCGCGCCCGGAGAGATCATTTACTCGGAGGGCTTCGCCGGCGAGCCCGTCATCTTTCTGATCGCCGACGGCAAGGTCGAGTTGTCCACGCGCTGCGACGACAAGCGCGTCGTCGTCGCGACGCTCGGGCGCGGCGAATTCTTCGGCGAAGCGGCACTGCTCGGATCCGAACCGCGCGCGCATACCGCGAAGGCGCTGTCGTTCTGCCAGCTCACGGTCGTGCCGGCCGCGACGCTCGACGACGAAATCGAGCACGTGTCGGCGCTGCTGCGTCATATCGTGCGCACGATGATCCGGCGCGTGAAGCGCAAGGACGACCAGCTCGCGACCTATACGCACGCGGACTTCATGCCGGGCGTGGTGTCGTATGCGCACGTGCTGTCGCTGATGGCGGGCGCCGAAACGCGCGGCTCGGACGACGCGTGGTCGCGGCGGCCGATGCAGGCGCATGCGGCCGAGACGTCGGTGCCGCTCGCTGACGTGATTCGCCGCTGCCGCGCGATTGCCGGTCATTCGCGTCCGCACGTGCTCGCGATGCTGCGCCGCATGGAAAAGCTCAATCTCGTCACGATCGGCGCCGCGCACGCCGATCACGCCGGCGGTGCGGTCGAACATGGCGCGTCGGCGGATGCGCGCCAGGTCGTCACGTTCGATGCCGCGCGCGTGGTCGATCGCGCGCAGCAGGTCGCCGATCACGAACTCGACGTATCGATCAACTGCGAACTCGAGCTGATCGAACTCGTCGATCTCGAAGCGCTGATCGGCGTCGACCGGAAGCTGCTGCTCAACAAGCTGTCGCACGGCGAGATCGCGGACGAAGTGTTCGCGTTCCGCAAGTCGAAAGTGCTCGGCTATGTCGAGCAGAAGGGCGTTGCGTATTTCTCGCGGCGCAGCCCGCGCGCCGGCGGCGACGTGCGCTCGCTCGAGGACATCGTGTGGGTCGACCAGCGCACGCTGTTCGACGTGATCAGCGCATTCGACACGTACGATCTCGCGAAGCTGATCGCGAGCCTCGACGACCGCGCGGTGGCGGACAAGCTGTTCTCCGTGATGACGGAAGCGCGGCGCAACGAGGTGTCGTGGGTGATGCGCCGCGAGTTGAAGCTCGATCCGATCGAGGTCGAGGAGATCGAACGCCGCGTGCTGGACGCCGTGCGCGCGGCCAAGGCGCCGGCGGCCGTCGCGCCGCTGGCTTCGTCCGACGCATGACGCACGCACGACGGAGACGCATATGGACCTGTTGACCCTGGTTGGCGTGGTAGTCGGCGGCGCGGCGATCGTGTTCGGCTTCGCGCTGGAAGGCGGGCATTTTTCGATGCTGTTCCAGTTCGAAGCGCTCGTGATCGTGCTCGGCGGAACGCTCGGCGCGGTGATGATCCAGAACACGTGGGCGCGCTTCTTCGACGCGGTGAAGCAGCTGCGGCTCGCGTTCGTGCGCGCGCAGGAAGTCGATCGCAAGCACCTGACCGACGTGCTGGAATGGGGCGATCGCGCGAAGCTCGACGGGTTGCTTGCATTTGAATCGATGGACGTGACCGGCATTCATCCGTTCGCGCGGCGCGGGCTCGAACTGCTCGCGAACGGCGTGCCGACCGCCGTGCTCGAGGACGCGCTGCATCGCGACCTGGATGCATACGAGCGCAGCCGGCTCGCCGCCGCCCGCGTGTGGCAGCAGGCCGGCGGCTATGCGCCGACGTTCGGCATTCTCGGCTCGGTGCTCGGGCTCGTGCAGGTGACGAGCCACATCCTCGAACCGGCGCAGCTCGGGCCGGGCATCGCGGTCGCGTTCATCGCGACGCTGTACGGCCTCGCGTTCGCGAACCTGGTGTTTCTGCCGCTCTACGGGAAGCTGCGTGCGCAGATCGACAGCGAGCTGCGGTTTCGCAAGCTGTATCTGGACGGCCTGCTCGCCATCTCGCGCAAGGAATCACCGCACACGATCGAAACGCGTCTGACCGGCGACGTGCGCGGACGTGCGGCCGAGTCGCTCGCATGATGCGCGAGGAGCTTCGACATGACCGCTCGAACTGACGCGGCGCGCGTGCGTGCGCCTGAGCGCGCGCGCGACGACGATGAAGCCGAAGGCACGCAATCGGGGCGCTGGCTGATCTCGTATGCGGACCTCATCACGACGCTGATGGTGCTGTTTCTCGCGCTGTACGTGCTGCAGCTCGCGAAATACAACGCACTCGATGCGCGGTATCAGACGCTCGCGCGCCACGAGAGCGGCGCAGCCAGTGCAACGGCCGCCGCGCCCGCGATGCCGGATCGCGCGCCCGCATGGCTCGCTTCGCTCGACGCGCTGAAGAAGAACGGCCGCATTTCGCTCGTGCGCGCACCGCACGGGATCGAGATCGGCATCGACGCGAAGGTGCTGTTCAACGTCGGCGATGCGCACCTGTTGCCGGACGCCGCACCGGTACTGAGCCAGATCGCGCGCGCGCTGAGCGAGCACGCGAGCGGCGACATCCTCGTCGAAGGGCATACCGACAGCGTGCCGATCGCGAACGCGAAATACGAATCGAACTGGGAGCTGTCGTCCGCGCGGGCGGGCAGCGTCGTGCGCTATCTGGCCGAGCGCGGCGTCGCGCCGCATCGGCTCGCGGCGATCGGCCGGGCCGATACGCAGCCGCTCGTCGCCGGCGACGATGCGGCTGCGCGCGCGCGCAACCGGCGCGTGACCATCTTCGTCGCGTATTGAGATGTGCATCGCGCGGCGGCGGTTCGTCGCGCGACGCGTGGTCGGCCCGCCGGCATAACGAATCCCGAATGTCGACCATGTGACGGCGGCGATGCGATTTCGCGCGCCGCGTGCCGATAACCCGAGCTGGCTCGAATCGAGCGGTTATCGGGGATATTCCATGCACTTCTGGCGCAAGCTGTCCATTCAGAACAAGCTGATTTTCAGCATGACGAGCTGCCTGCTCGTGTTCGTTGCAATCTCGAGCGGGCTGAGCATACGGCTGATCGGCGA includes the following:
- a CDS encoding ABC transporter permease, with the protein product MIFQGFGPLLWAGTVETVKLAVLSLAASLVLGLAGAAAKLSTNRVLKSVGTFYTTLIRAVPDLVLMLLLFYGIQILLNNATDLLGWDQIDIDPFVAGVVTLGFIYGAYFTETFRGAFLAVPRGQLEAGFAYGMSGWRVFHRILFPQMMRFALPGIGNNWQVLVKATALVSIIGLADVVKASQDAGKSTLDFFFFTLAAGAIYLAITTVSNVVLHHLEKRYSVGVRRLAL
- a CDS encoding ABC transporter permease: MIELISQYWQNYLYTDGYRFSGLAITLWLLVVSIALGFALAVPLAIARASSNRWISGPVWLYTYVFRGTPLYVQLLMCYTGIYSLQVVHNHVLLDTFFRNAMNCTLLAFVLNECAYATEIFAGAIKATSAGEIEAGMAYGMSRFKLYTRIILPSALRRSLPSYSNEVILMLHATTLAFTATVPDILKVTRDVNSATYMSFQAYGIAAVLYAVVVFTLIWAFRKLETRWLAYLSPRGH
- a CDS encoding ABC transporter ATP-binding protein, which encodes MYKLTVENLHKKFGDNEVLKGVSMKAKAGDVISIIGSSGSGKSTFLRCINFLEQPCSGQITIGAEPIQTTRDRNGALRVADQKQLQRMRTKLSMVFQHFNLWAHMTVLENVIEAPMAVLGIGKDEAVARARKYLEKVGLAPRVEGMYPSHLSGGQQQRVAIARALAMEPEVMLFDEPTSALDPELVGEVLKVMQQLAEEGRTMVVVTHEMGFARNVSNHVIFLHQGKIEEEGDPQQILVNPKSERLGQFLSGRLK
- a CDS encoding cupin domain-containing protein; translated protein: MSTPTPTAFSHVRPQDTPYRGEGLRDFFLYRDLGIAGATNGRVVAQLVRANHAPAAGTGWHRHEADFHIVIMLKGWARFMYGERETLVNAGDCVHQAPGIVHYLFDYSPDMEYLEIVGPADFKSIDVEGPCDVPAPTPWGDAGA
- a CDS encoding HHHH-motif protein; amino-acid sequence: MTRIAKILAAAAVAGAVLMPALAEAHSHRVCHFDHHHHRTCRWVR
- a CDS encoding DUF3761 domain-containing protein; the protein is MKKTMLIAALAAGMGMSIGAFAQVPASAPAGTTGLCKDGSFYSGASKKGACAGHKGVKTWYGASAAVAASAPAAAPAVAASASAASGAAPAKSAPAAAPGGGAGKVWVNDSTKVYHCSTDKYYGKTKHGSYMSEADAKAKGYHASHGKACS
- a CDS encoding polyhydroxyalkanoate depolymerase, with translation MNLLAYPLYQWSAECLRPARAWAAATRAAMSLWPPATSTPTGRMIDALCELLECCAFSHRRPPFGIASAVVDGHTVPIVEEAAAASPFGTLLHFRKAGTVARQPRVLIVAPMSGHFATLLRGTVSTMLADHDVYITDWHNPRDIPLSAGRFGFDEYVEHVIDFIRQIGPDAHVLAICQPTVAALSAVALMAAAGDPAQPASLTLMAGPIDCRVNPTKVNALATSRPIEWFARNLISVVPPGFVGAQRRVYPGFVQVGAFMSMNPDRHAASFADLYFERAKGDPAKADTLRSFYDEYFATADLTAEFYLETVEKVFQQYALARGELMVGDRLVEPAAIHRTALLTIEGEKDDICAVGQTVAAQELCSGLPSYLKTHHVQTGAGHYGVFNGSRWETQIYPIVRATIHDNEPYDRTADPAGDASGAHYVTLRALLDARTRVDDAATSVAQCAQAR
- a CDS encoding glutathione S-transferase family protein, translated to MESTRQTTLTISSRNYSSWSMRGWLLAKLSGLEFETVSVPIDATSRAELLLLSPSILVPCLTHDGSTVWDTLAIAEYLNEIRPDARLLPDDRHARAHCRSICGEMHSGFSALRSALPMNLRAHFPGFRIWSRAQHDIERIMTIWRECLSAYGGPWLFGAQIGIADAMYAPVVTRFLTYDVKLPPDIADYCMRILAHPFVAEWIDAAQAEHEDIDELDMEF
- a CDS encoding Crp/Fnr family transcriptional regulator; the encoded protein is MNRQQSWTRTAAPGEIIYSEGFAGEPVIFLIADGKVELSTRCDDKRVVVATLGRGEFFGEAALLGSEPRAHTAKALSFCQLTVVPAATLDDEIEHVSALLRHIVRTMIRRVKRKDDQLATYTHADFMPGVVSYAHVLSLMAGAETRGSDDAWSRRPMQAHAAETSVPLADVIRRCRAIAGHSRPHVLAMLRRMEKLNLVTIGAAHADHAGGAVEHGASADARQVVTFDAARVVDRAQQVADHELDVSINCELELIELVDLEALIGVDRKLLLNKLSHGEIADEVFAFRKSKVLGYVEQKGVAYFSRRSPRAGGDVRSLEDIVWVDQRTLFDVISAFDTYDLAKLIASLDDRAVADKLFSVMTEARRNEVSWVMRRELKLDPIEVEEIERRVLDAVRAAKAPAAVAPLASSDA
- a CDS encoding flagellar motor protein, translated to MDLLTLVGVVVGGAAIVFGFALEGGHFSMLFQFEALVIVLGGTLGAVMIQNTWARFFDAVKQLRLAFVRAQEVDRKHLTDVLEWGDRAKLDGLLAFESMDVTGIHPFARRGLELLANGVPTAVLEDALHRDLDAYERSRLAAARVWQQAGGYAPTFGILGSVLGLVQVTSHILEPAQLGPGIAVAFIATLYGLAFANLVFLPLYGKLRAQIDSELRFRKLYLDGLLAISRKESPHTIETRLTGDVRGRAAESLA
- a CDS encoding OmpA/MotB family protein, encoding MTARTDAARVRAPERARDDDEAEGTQSGRWLISYADLITTLMVLFLALYVLQLAKYNALDARYQTLARHESGAASATAAAPAMPDRAPAWLASLDALKKNGRISLVRAPHGIEIGIDAKVLFNVGDAHLLPDAAPVLSQIARALSEHASGDILVEGHTDSVPIANAKYESNWELSSARAGSVVRYLAERGVAPHRLAAIGRADTQPLVAGDDAAARARNRRVTIFVAY